The window TGCTTCTGGCTGAAATTCGACTCTTTGAACACAGAGCTTTTTTACGGCGCCATTTGGCATTTTCCAGTCAATGGTTTGCCCTTCTGTCAGGCCCAGCAATGCCATACCTACCGGCGCAAGAATAGAAATGCGCCCTTCTTCCAGTTTCGCGTCTTGCGGGTATACTAAAGTCATTTCGCTGGTCTGCCCAGTCAGCTCATCAGCAAATTTCACGCGGGAATTCATGGTGACAACATTGCGAGGAATCTCTTTTTGCGCAATCACGTGCGCGCGACCGAGCTCTTCTTCCAAAGCCTCGGCCCAAGGACCCTCCACTTGGGATAATAAAGCCATCAATCGGTGATGATCTTGATCTGTAACAAAAATGCGAGGTTGTGTGCTCATGCTTCCTCCTGAAAAGGTAAGTGTTTTAATTTGAAGTAAAAATGTAAGTGATACTTAGGAAAATGAAACTAGGCGGCCGTCAGCAGAAATTTTCTGCTGCAACAAAATCTAAGAATAAGAATCTTATGAGAGCGACGCATACAAATGATTATACGCGAAATATTTTATTTAACAAGGTCCTGGACGTTCTTGCCGATATCTAGAAGGATTTGTCGAACATGATTGTAATCCTTATCCGTACAGTCTTTAAAACCGGTTAAATGGTACAAATTTTTGAGTGCTTTTTCGCCCTCTGGCGTCGAAGGAAAGCTCTTTAAAGCCTCTACGATCTTTTTACGCATTTCTTCCGGAAAATCTTTTCTGAAAACCACAGGGTCACTGGGCACAGAGCTTGTTTTCGCCAGAATGCGCACTTGGTCGTAGACATCGGGAAACTGGCGAATCACCAGACGACGCGCATCTTGCGGGACCCCATCTTCTGGAAGAGTATGGTAAGTAGCGCCCGCATCAACGCGTCCTTGATAGACCATAGTTACAACACTGTCATGCTTTCCCGCAAAAATAGCTTCACCTAATTTGACGTTGGCATCCTTCAACAGTTTTGCCGGCAACACATAACCCGAAGTGGAAGCCGGATCGACAAAGGCAAACTTCTTTCCATTCAAATCCGCAAGCTTGCGAATTTTGGGATCTCTGGTGATGATCTGCCCCCAATACTCTGAATGTCCTCTGTTAACGCCCATCAGAAATGCCTGGGCCCCGTACTTCTCGTGCGCCAGAAGATATCCGAAAGGATTCATTATCGCGACATCCACTCTTTGTGATCCTAAAGATTCCACAACCGCAATGAAGTTCACCGGAACCTGCATTTTCACGTAAAGACCAGTCTGTCGTTGAATCCATGTCTCTAACGATTTTCCATTTTCTATGAGAACGGCGCTGTCTTGCCCGGGAACCAGAGCGAACTGAATAGGTTTGTTCTTGGAACCGAGCTCCTCCTTAGCCGTACAGGCAAGGAAAACCATGGGAATGACGAGAATAAAGATTTTCTTCAACACAACAGGACTCCAGAAGGCTTTCACATGAAGTTACTCTCGTTATTAAATGTATGCAATAAACACTATTCTAAACTAAAATGAATTGTAAAGCAGAGTTCATTTCGGGATAAGGAGTGCATGGAAATGTCTAAAGTAACTGTCGAAATCGATGCCGATTTACAGGATCTCATTCCGCAGTTTGTTGAGAATCGAAAAAAAGATATCGATACTCTTGATCAACTGGTGGTACAAAATGATCTTGTCGCTA is drawn from Bdellovibrio sp. ArHS and contains these coding sequences:
- a CDS encoding phosphate/phosphite/phosphonate ABC transporter substrate-binding protein → MLKKIFILVIPMVFLACTAKEELGSKNKPIQFALVPGQDSAVLIENGKSLETWIQRQTGLYVKMQVPVNFIAVVESLGSQRVDVAIMNPFGYLLAHEKYGAQAFLMGVNRGHSEYWGQIITRDPKIRKLADLNGKKFAFVDPASTSGYVLPAKLLKDANVKLGEAIFAGKHDSVVTMVYQGRVDAGATYHTLPEDGVPQDARRLVIRQFPDVYDQVRILAKTSSVPSDPVVFRKDFPEEMRKKIVEALKSFPSTPEGEKALKNLYHLTGFKDCTDKDYNHVRQILLDIGKNVQDLVK
- the rnk gene encoding nucleoside diphosphate kinase regulator, encoding MSTQPRIFVTDQDHHRLMALLSQVEGPWAEALEEELGRAHVIAQKEIPRNVVTMNSRVKFADELTGQTSEMTLVYPQDAKLEEGRISILAPVGMALLGLTEGQTIDWKMPNGAVKKLCVQRVEFQPEAEGRWDL